From the Corythoichthys intestinalis isolate RoL2023-P3 chromosome 15, ASM3026506v1, whole genome shotgun sequence genome, one window contains:
- the letm1 gene encoding mitochondrial proton/calcium exchanger protein isoform X1, whose amino-acid sequence MALILFTRSRAPLMTTSRSLNKDFRKAKGKIEDASCFNCTALRLSIQRQDRFPLVDAARLSHSGPLLRWPEGARPISCWRRLPGSSPPPFPAGLRGREVADVRRLHISSALLDDSKVEKSLRSLKDKKKLEEGGPVYSPTADVEPVRRTLRQRVLDEVKHYYHGFRLLFVDTGIAGRMLWRVLNGHALSRRERRQFLRTCADVFRLLPFLVFIIVPFMEFLLPVALKLFPNMLPSTFETQSKKEERLKKELRVKLEMAKFLQDTIEEIALRNKAAQGDVTEEFSTFFQKIRDSGERPSNEEILRFSKLFEDELTLDNLTRPQLVALCRLLELQSIGTNNFLRFQLIMKLRNIRADDKLIAEEGVESLNVNEVQAACRVRGMRSLGVTEERLREQLSQWLELHLKQQIPTSLLLLSRAMYLPDTLSPADQLKSTLQTLPEMATKEAQMMVAEMELSKVDNKTKVETTLQEEAAIRQDNEDREMERLADAAEKAARDNGLPEAERSWQKASSADALRDPAPILEGVKWQTFLRYQGEEITKEEIDLISDACSKLKEQKKLLTLEKEELEDLKDDVQEYNEDLNEIKKELSKTGQEKAVCESKASQRLSKRVNRMIGRIDKIIGELEKDKVLLDGQMDSGTTPPVGLFYTFRENLISIDELIGVMRQIQNIPEHKLQSIAEALDDNRDGKIDIDDVIKVVELIDKEDIDITTTQVADIMVMLQKEEKLMEKEKAKEKAEKEQAAKLNG is encoded by the exons GGAAAATAGAAGATGCTTCCTGCTTCAACTGCACGGCGTTAAGGCTCTCCATTCAGAG ACAGGACAGGTTCCCATTAGTGGACGCGGCCCGGCTCTCCCACTCGGGCCCGTTGCTCCGGTGGCCCGAAGGCGCCCGCCCCATCTCCTGCTGGCGGCGCCTCCCGGGCTCATCCCCCCCGCCGTTCCCGGCCGGACTGCGGGGGCGAGAAGTCGCAGATGTCCGGCGTCTCCACATCTCTTCGGCCCTGCTTGACGACTCTAAGGTGGAAAAATCCCTGCGCTCGCTGAAGGACAAGAAGAAGCTGGAGGAAGGCGGTCCGGTGTACAGCCCCACAGCCGACGTCGAACCCGTCAGACGGACGCTGCGGCAGCGGGTGCTGGATGAGGTCAAGCATTACTACCACGGCTTCAGGCTGCTCTTCGTGGACACCGGAATCGCCGGGAGAATGCTGTGGAGGGTGCTTAATGGACACGCCTTGTCCCGCCGGGAGAGGAGGCAG TTCCTGCGCACGTGTGCGGACGTATTCCGACTGCTCCCCTTCCTTGTGTTCATCATTGTCCCCTTCATGGAGTTCCTACTGCCCGTGGCGCTCAAGCTATTCCCCAACATGCTGCCGTCCACCTTCGAGACGCAGTCCAAAAAG GAGGAGAGGCTGAAAAAAGAACTGCGCGTCAAGCTGGAAATGGCTAAGTTCTTGCAGGACACTATCGAGGAGATCGCGCTTCGCAACAAGGCGGCGCAGGGCGACGTCACCGAGGAGTTCTCCACCTTTTTCCAGAAG ATCCGGGACTCCGGCGAGCGTCCCAGTAACGAGGAGATTTTGCGCTTTTCCAAACTATTCGAGGACGAGTTGACACTAGACAACCTGACGCGGCCCCAGCTGGTTGCGCTGTGCCGCCTGCTGGAGCTGCAGTCCATCGGTACCAACAATTTCCTGCGCTTCCAGCTCATCATGAAGCTCAGGAACATCCGCGCTGATGACAAG TTGATCGCCGAGGAGGGCGTGGAGAGCCTGAACGTGAACGAGGTACAGGCCGCCTGCCGGGTCCGAGGGATGAGATCGCTGGGCGTCACCGAGGAGCGGCTTCGAGAGCAGCTGAGCCAG TGGCTGGAGCTTCACCTGAAGCAGCAGATCCCCACGTCCCTGCTGCTGCTGTCCAGGGCCATGTACCTCCCTGACACGCTGTCTCCTGCGGACCAGCTCAAGAGCACCCTGCAGACACTCCCCGAGATGGCG ACCAAGGAGGCCCAGATGATGGTGGCCGAGATGGAGCTGTCCAAAGTGGACAACAAGACCAAAGTGGAGACCACGCTGCAGGAGGAGGCGGCCATACGCCAGGACAACGAGGACAGGGAGATGGAGAGGCTGGCCGATGCCGCCGAGAAGGCCGCCAGG GACAACGGGTTACCGGAAGCCGAGCGAAGCTGGCAGAAGGCGTCTTCTGCTGACGCCCTGAGGGACCCGGCGCCCATACTGGAAGGGGTTAAA TGGCAGACGTTTCTGCGCTACCAG GGCGAGGAGATTACCAAAGAGGAGATCGACCTGATCAGCGACGCCTGCTCTAAGTTGAAGGAGCAAAAGAAGCTGCTGACTCTGGAGAAAGAAGAGCTGGAAGACCTCAAGGATGACGTACAGGAGTACAACGAG GACCTGAATGAGATCAAGAAGGAGCTGTCCAAGACGGGCCAGGAGAAGGCGGTGTGCGAGTCCAAGGCCAGCCAGCGTCTGTCCAAGAGGGTGAACCGCATGATCGGACGCATAGACAAGATCATCGGCGAGCTGGAGAAGGACAAAGTCCTCCTGGACGGACAGATGGACAGCGGAACCACGCCCCCCGTCGG TCTCTTCTACACCTTCAGGGAGAACCTGATCAGCATCGACGAGCTCATCGGCGTCATGCGGCAGATCCAGAACATTCCCGAGCATAAGCTCCAGAGCATCGCCGAGGCGCTCGACGACAACCGGGACGGGAAGATCGACATCGACGACGTCATCAAG GTGGTGGAGCTGATCGACAAGGAGGACATCGACATCACCACCACGCAGGTGGCCGACATTATGGTGATGCTGCAGAAGGAGGAAAAGCTGATGGAGAAGGAGAAGGCCAAGGAGAAGGCGGAGAAGGAGCAAGCGGCCAAGCTCAACGGCTAA
- the letm1 gene encoding mitochondrial proton/calcium exchanger protein isoform X2 — protein MALILFTRSRAPLMTTSRSLNKDFRKAKGKIEDASCFNCTALRLSIQRQDRFPLVDAARLSHSGPLLRWPEGARPISCWRRLPGSSPPPFPAGLRGREVADVRRLHISSALLDDSKVEKSLRSLKDKKKLEEGGPVYSPTADVEPVRRTLRQRVLDEVKHYYHGFRLLFVDTGIAGRMLWRVLNGHALSRRERRQFLRTCADVFRLLPFLVFIIVPFMEFLLPVALKLFPNMLPSTFETQSKKEERLKKELRVKLEMAKFLQDTIEEIALRNKAAQGDVTEEFSTFFQKIRDSGERPSNEEILRFSKLFEDELTLDNLTRPQLVALCRLLELQSIGTNNFLRFQLIMKLRNIRADDKLIAEEGVESLNVNEVQAACRVRGMRSLGVTEERLREQLSQWLELHLKQQIPTSLLLLSRAMYLPDTLSPADQLKSTLQTLPEMATKEAQMMVAEMELSKVDNKTKVETTLQEEAAIRQDNEDREMERLADAAEKAARDNGLPEAERSWQKASSADALRDPAPILEGVKWQTFLRYQGEEITKEEIDLISDACSKLKEQKKLLTLEKEELEDLKDDVQEYNEDLNEIKKELSKTGQEKAVCESKASQRLSKRVNRMIGRIDKIIGELEKDKVLLDGQMDSGTTPPVGENLISIDELIGVMRQIQNIPEHKLQSIAEALDDNRDGKIDIDDVIKVVELIDKEDIDITTTQVADIMVMLQKEEKLMEKEKAKEKAEKEQAAKLNG, from the exons GGAAAATAGAAGATGCTTCCTGCTTCAACTGCACGGCGTTAAGGCTCTCCATTCAGAG ACAGGACAGGTTCCCATTAGTGGACGCGGCCCGGCTCTCCCACTCGGGCCCGTTGCTCCGGTGGCCCGAAGGCGCCCGCCCCATCTCCTGCTGGCGGCGCCTCCCGGGCTCATCCCCCCCGCCGTTCCCGGCCGGACTGCGGGGGCGAGAAGTCGCAGATGTCCGGCGTCTCCACATCTCTTCGGCCCTGCTTGACGACTCTAAGGTGGAAAAATCCCTGCGCTCGCTGAAGGACAAGAAGAAGCTGGAGGAAGGCGGTCCGGTGTACAGCCCCACAGCCGACGTCGAACCCGTCAGACGGACGCTGCGGCAGCGGGTGCTGGATGAGGTCAAGCATTACTACCACGGCTTCAGGCTGCTCTTCGTGGACACCGGAATCGCCGGGAGAATGCTGTGGAGGGTGCTTAATGGACACGCCTTGTCCCGCCGGGAGAGGAGGCAG TTCCTGCGCACGTGTGCGGACGTATTCCGACTGCTCCCCTTCCTTGTGTTCATCATTGTCCCCTTCATGGAGTTCCTACTGCCCGTGGCGCTCAAGCTATTCCCCAACATGCTGCCGTCCACCTTCGAGACGCAGTCCAAAAAG GAGGAGAGGCTGAAAAAAGAACTGCGCGTCAAGCTGGAAATGGCTAAGTTCTTGCAGGACACTATCGAGGAGATCGCGCTTCGCAACAAGGCGGCGCAGGGCGACGTCACCGAGGAGTTCTCCACCTTTTTCCAGAAG ATCCGGGACTCCGGCGAGCGTCCCAGTAACGAGGAGATTTTGCGCTTTTCCAAACTATTCGAGGACGAGTTGACACTAGACAACCTGACGCGGCCCCAGCTGGTTGCGCTGTGCCGCCTGCTGGAGCTGCAGTCCATCGGTACCAACAATTTCCTGCGCTTCCAGCTCATCATGAAGCTCAGGAACATCCGCGCTGATGACAAG TTGATCGCCGAGGAGGGCGTGGAGAGCCTGAACGTGAACGAGGTACAGGCCGCCTGCCGGGTCCGAGGGATGAGATCGCTGGGCGTCACCGAGGAGCGGCTTCGAGAGCAGCTGAGCCAG TGGCTGGAGCTTCACCTGAAGCAGCAGATCCCCACGTCCCTGCTGCTGCTGTCCAGGGCCATGTACCTCCCTGACACGCTGTCTCCTGCGGACCAGCTCAAGAGCACCCTGCAGACACTCCCCGAGATGGCG ACCAAGGAGGCCCAGATGATGGTGGCCGAGATGGAGCTGTCCAAAGTGGACAACAAGACCAAAGTGGAGACCACGCTGCAGGAGGAGGCGGCCATACGCCAGGACAACGAGGACAGGGAGATGGAGAGGCTGGCCGATGCCGCCGAGAAGGCCGCCAGG GACAACGGGTTACCGGAAGCCGAGCGAAGCTGGCAGAAGGCGTCTTCTGCTGACGCCCTGAGGGACCCGGCGCCCATACTGGAAGGGGTTAAA TGGCAGACGTTTCTGCGCTACCAG GGCGAGGAGATTACCAAAGAGGAGATCGACCTGATCAGCGACGCCTGCTCTAAGTTGAAGGAGCAAAAGAAGCTGCTGACTCTGGAGAAAGAAGAGCTGGAAGACCTCAAGGATGACGTACAGGAGTACAACGAG GACCTGAATGAGATCAAGAAGGAGCTGTCCAAGACGGGCCAGGAGAAGGCGGTGTGCGAGTCCAAGGCCAGCCAGCGTCTGTCCAAGAGGGTGAACCGCATGATCGGACGCATAGACAAGATCATCGGCGAGCTGGAGAAGGACAAAGTCCTCCTGGACGGACAGATGGACAGCGGAACCACGCCCCCCGTCGG GGAGAACCTGATCAGCATCGACGAGCTCATCGGCGTCATGCGGCAGATCCAGAACATTCCCGAGCATAAGCTCCAGAGCATCGCCGAGGCGCTCGACGACAACCGGGACGGGAAGATCGACATCGACGACGTCATCAAG GTGGTGGAGCTGATCGACAAGGAGGACATCGACATCACCACCACGCAGGTGGCCGACATTATGGTGATGCTGCAGAAGGAGGAAAAGCTGATGGAGAAGGAGAAGGCCAAGGAGAAGGCGGAGAAGGAGCAAGCGGCCAAGCTCAACGGCTAA
- the letm1 gene encoding mitochondrial proton/calcium exchanger protein isoform X3, translating to MALILFTRSRAPLMTTSRSLNKDFRKAKGKIEDASCFNCTALRLSIQRQDRFPLVDAARLSHSGPLLRWPEGARPISCWRRLPGSSPPPFPAGLRGREVADVRRLHISSALLDDSKVEKSLRSLKDKKKLEEGGPVYSPTADVEPVRRTLRQRVLDEVKHYYHGFRLLFVDTGIAGRMLWRVLNGHALSRRERRQFLRTCADVFRLLPFLVFIIVPFMEFLLPVALKLFPNMLPSTFETQSKKEERLKKELRVKLEMAKFLQDTIEEIALRNKAAQGDVTEEFSTFFQKIRDSGERPSNEEILRFSKLFEDELTLDNLTRPQLVALCRLLELQSIGTNNFLRFQLIMKLRNIRADDKLIAEEGVESLNVNEVQAACRVRGMRSLGVTEERLREQLSQWLELHLKQQIPTSLLLLSRAMYLPDTLSPADQLKSTLQTLPEMATKEAQMMVAEMELSKVDNKTKVETTLQEEAAIRQDNEDREMERLADAAEKAARDNGLPEAERSWQKASSADALRDPAPILEGVKGEEITKEEIDLISDACSKLKEQKKLLTLEKEELEDLKDDVQEYNEDLNEIKKELSKTGQEKAVCESKASQRLSKRVNRMIGRIDKIIGELEKDKVLLDGQMDSGTTPPVGLFYTFRENLISIDELIGVMRQIQNIPEHKLQSIAEALDDNRDGKIDIDDVIKVVELIDKEDIDITTTQVADIMVMLQKEEKLMEKEKAKEKAEKEQAAKLNG from the exons GGAAAATAGAAGATGCTTCCTGCTTCAACTGCACGGCGTTAAGGCTCTCCATTCAGAG ACAGGACAGGTTCCCATTAGTGGACGCGGCCCGGCTCTCCCACTCGGGCCCGTTGCTCCGGTGGCCCGAAGGCGCCCGCCCCATCTCCTGCTGGCGGCGCCTCCCGGGCTCATCCCCCCCGCCGTTCCCGGCCGGACTGCGGGGGCGAGAAGTCGCAGATGTCCGGCGTCTCCACATCTCTTCGGCCCTGCTTGACGACTCTAAGGTGGAAAAATCCCTGCGCTCGCTGAAGGACAAGAAGAAGCTGGAGGAAGGCGGTCCGGTGTACAGCCCCACAGCCGACGTCGAACCCGTCAGACGGACGCTGCGGCAGCGGGTGCTGGATGAGGTCAAGCATTACTACCACGGCTTCAGGCTGCTCTTCGTGGACACCGGAATCGCCGGGAGAATGCTGTGGAGGGTGCTTAATGGACACGCCTTGTCCCGCCGGGAGAGGAGGCAG TTCCTGCGCACGTGTGCGGACGTATTCCGACTGCTCCCCTTCCTTGTGTTCATCATTGTCCCCTTCATGGAGTTCCTACTGCCCGTGGCGCTCAAGCTATTCCCCAACATGCTGCCGTCCACCTTCGAGACGCAGTCCAAAAAG GAGGAGAGGCTGAAAAAAGAACTGCGCGTCAAGCTGGAAATGGCTAAGTTCTTGCAGGACACTATCGAGGAGATCGCGCTTCGCAACAAGGCGGCGCAGGGCGACGTCACCGAGGAGTTCTCCACCTTTTTCCAGAAG ATCCGGGACTCCGGCGAGCGTCCCAGTAACGAGGAGATTTTGCGCTTTTCCAAACTATTCGAGGACGAGTTGACACTAGACAACCTGACGCGGCCCCAGCTGGTTGCGCTGTGCCGCCTGCTGGAGCTGCAGTCCATCGGTACCAACAATTTCCTGCGCTTCCAGCTCATCATGAAGCTCAGGAACATCCGCGCTGATGACAAG TTGATCGCCGAGGAGGGCGTGGAGAGCCTGAACGTGAACGAGGTACAGGCCGCCTGCCGGGTCCGAGGGATGAGATCGCTGGGCGTCACCGAGGAGCGGCTTCGAGAGCAGCTGAGCCAG TGGCTGGAGCTTCACCTGAAGCAGCAGATCCCCACGTCCCTGCTGCTGCTGTCCAGGGCCATGTACCTCCCTGACACGCTGTCTCCTGCGGACCAGCTCAAGAGCACCCTGCAGACACTCCCCGAGATGGCG ACCAAGGAGGCCCAGATGATGGTGGCCGAGATGGAGCTGTCCAAAGTGGACAACAAGACCAAAGTGGAGACCACGCTGCAGGAGGAGGCGGCCATACGCCAGGACAACGAGGACAGGGAGATGGAGAGGCTGGCCGATGCCGCCGAGAAGGCCGCCAGG GACAACGGGTTACCGGAAGCCGAGCGAAGCTGGCAGAAGGCGTCTTCTGCTGACGCCCTGAGGGACCCGGCGCCCATACTGGAAGGGGTTAAA GGCGAGGAGATTACCAAAGAGGAGATCGACCTGATCAGCGACGCCTGCTCTAAGTTGAAGGAGCAAAAGAAGCTGCTGACTCTGGAGAAAGAAGAGCTGGAAGACCTCAAGGATGACGTACAGGAGTACAACGAG GACCTGAATGAGATCAAGAAGGAGCTGTCCAAGACGGGCCAGGAGAAGGCGGTGTGCGAGTCCAAGGCCAGCCAGCGTCTGTCCAAGAGGGTGAACCGCATGATCGGACGCATAGACAAGATCATCGGCGAGCTGGAGAAGGACAAAGTCCTCCTGGACGGACAGATGGACAGCGGAACCACGCCCCCCGTCGG TCTCTTCTACACCTTCAGGGAGAACCTGATCAGCATCGACGAGCTCATCGGCGTCATGCGGCAGATCCAGAACATTCCCGAGCATAAGCTCCAGAGCATCGCCGAGGCGCTCGACGACAACCGGGACGGGAAGATCGACATCGACGACGTCATCAAG GTGGTGGAGCTGATCGACAAGGAGGACATCGACATCACCACCACGCAGGTGGCCGACATTATGGTGATGCTGCAGAAGGAGGAAAAGCTGATGGAGAAGGAGAAGGCCAAGGAGAAGGCGGAGAAGGAGCAAGCGGCCAAGCTCAACGGCTAA
- the letm1 gene encoding mitochondrial proton/calcium exchanger protein isoform X4 gives MALILFTRSRAPLMTTSRSLNKDFRKAKGKIEDASCFNCTALRLSIQRQDRFPLVDAARLSHSGPLLRWPEGARPISCWRRLPGSSPPPFPAGLRGREVADVRRLHISSALLDDSKVEKSLRSLKDKKKLEEGGPVYSPTADVEPVRRTLRQRVLDEVKHYYHGFRLLFVDTGIAGRMLWRVLNGHALSRRERRQFLRTCADVFRLLPFLVFIIVPFMEFLLPVALKLFPNMLPSTFETQSKKEERLKKELRVKLEMAKFLQDTIEEIALRNKAAQGDVTEEFSTFFQKIRDSGERPSNEEILRFSKLFEDELTLDNLTRPQLVALCRLLELQSIGTNNFLRFQLIMKLRNIRADDKLIAEEGVESLNVNEVQAACRVRGMRSLGVTEERLREQLSQWLELHLKQQIPTSLLLLSRAMYLPDTLSPADQLKSTLQTLPEMATKEAQMMVAEMELSKVDNKTKVETTLQEEAAIRQDNEDREMERLADAAEKAARDNGLPEAERSWQKASSADALRDPAPILEGVKGEEITKEEIDLISDACSKLKEQKKLLTLEKEELEDLKDDVQEYNEDLNEIKKELSKTGQEKAVCESKASQRLSKRVNRMIGRIDKIIGELEKDKVLLDGQMDSGTTPPVGENLISIDELIGVMRQIQNIPEHKLQSIAEALDDNRDGKIDIDDVIKVVELIDKEDIDITTTQVADIMVMLQKEEKLMEKEKAKEKAEKEQAAKLNG, from the exons GGAAAATAGAAGATGCTTCCTGCTTCAACTGCACGGCGTTAAGGCTCTCCATTCAGAG ACAGGACAGGTTCCCATTAGTGGACGCGGCCCGGCTCTCCCACTCGGGCCCGTTGCTCCGGTGGCCCGAAGGCGCCCGCCCCATCTCCTGCTGGCGGCGCCTCCCGGGCTCATCCCCCCCGCCGTTCCCGGCCGGACTGCGGGGGCGAGAAGTCGCAGATGTCCGGCGTCTCCACATCTCTTCGGCCCTGCTTGACGACTCTAAGGTGGAAAAATCCCTGCGCTCGCTGAAGGACAAGAAGAAGCTGGAGGAAGGCGGTCCGGTGTACAGCCCCACAGCCGACGTCGAACCCGTCAGACGGACGCTGCGGCAGCGGGTGCTGGATGAGGTCAAGCATTACTACCACGGCTTCAGGCTGCTCTTCGTGGACACCGGAATCGCCGGGAGAATGCTGTGGAGGGTGCTTAATGGACACGCCTTGTCCCGCCGGGAGAGGAGGCAG TTCCTGCGCACGTGTGCGGACGTATTCCGACTGCTCCCCTTCCTTGTGTTCATCATTGTCCCCTTCATGGAGTTCCTACTGCCCGTGGCGCTCAAGCTATTCCCCAACATGCTGCCGTCCACCTTCGAGACGCAGTCCAAAAAG GAGGAGAGGCTGAAAAAAGAACTGCGCGTCAAGCTGGAAATGGCTAAGTTCTTGCAGGACACTATCGAGGAGATCGCGCTTCGCAACAAGGCGGCGCAGGGCGACGTCACCGAGGAGTTCTCCACCTTTTTCCAGAAG ATCCGGGACTCCGGCGAGCGTCCCAGTAACGAGGAGATTTTGCGCTTTTCCAAACTATTCGAGGACGAGTTGACACTAGACAACCTGACGCGGCCCCAGCTGGTTGCGCTGTGCCGCCTGCTGGAGCTGCAGTCCATCGGTACCAACAATTTCCTGCGCTTCCAGCTCATCATGAAGCTCAGGAACATCCGCGCTGATGACAAG TTGATCGCCGAGGAGGGCGTGGAGAGCCTGAACGTGAACGAGGTACAGGCCGCCTGCCGGGTCCGAGGGATGAGATCGCTGGGCGTCACCGAGGAGCGGCTTCGAGAGCAGCTGAGCCAG TGGCTGGAGCTTCACCTGAAGCAGCAGATCCCCACGTCCCTGCTGCTGCTGTCCAGGGCCATGTACCTCCCTGACACGCTGTCTCCTGCGGACCAGCTCAAGAGCACCCTGCAGACACTCCCCGAGATGGCG ACCAAGGAGGCCCAGATGATGGTGGCCGAGATGGAGCTGTCCAAAGTGGACAACAAGACCAAAGTGGAGACCACGCTGCAGGAGGAGGCGGCCATACGCCAGGACAACGAGGACAGGGAGATGGAGAGGCTGGCCGATGCCGCCGAGAAGGCCGCCAGG GACAACGGGTTACCGGAAGCCGAGCGAAGCTGGCAGAAGGCGTCTTCTGCTGACGCCCTGAGGGACCCGGCGCCCATACTGGAAGGGGTTAAA GGCGAGGAGATTACCAAAGAGGAGATCGACCTGATCAGCGACGCCTGCTCTAAGTTGAAGGAGCAAAAGAAGCTGCTGACTCTGGAGAAAGAAGAGCTGGAAGACCTCAAGGATGACGTACAGGAGTACAACGAG GACCTGAATGAGATCAAGAAGGAGCTGTCCAAGACGGGCCAGGAGAAGGCGGTGTGCGAGTCCAAGGCCAGCCAGCGTCTGTCCAAGAGGGTGAACCGCATGATCGGACGCATAGACAAGATCATCGGCGAGCTGGAGAAGGACAAAGTCCTCCTGGACGGACAGATGGACAGCGGAACCACGCCCCCCGTCGG GGAGAACCTGATCAGCATCGACGAGCTCATCGGCGTCATGCGGCAGATCCAGAACATTCCCGAGCATAAGCTCCAGAGCATCGCCGAGGCGCTCGACGACAACCGGGACGGGAAGATCGACATCGACGACGTCATCAAG GTGGTGGAGCTGATCGACAAGGAGGACATCGACATCACCACCACGCAGGTGGCCGACATTATGGTGATGCTGCAGAAGGAGGAAAAGCTGATGGAGAAGGAGAAGGCCAAGGAGAAGGCGGAGAAGGAGCAAGCGGCCAAGCTCAACGGCTAA